TAGCAAATCAAAGGTGTGGCAGAGATGACTCTATTGGGTGTTTTGTGATACTTTGTATTAGCCTACTTGGAAATGTTGTTCGAATTTGCTTTCAATTAACTTTTGTTCTAGAAAGAAAATCAAATCTTTATTCAATAATGTactaaatttaaattcaaatatcGTATATTATACCAGCATCATAAACATAGCTATCCGATATTTATTATTCTCAGATATTTTCCAACGGCTCCACTGACGTTACAATATTCACAGCATGGACGGACCCATGTTGGGGCTAGGTGTGGCTTAGCCACaccagttttttttcttttttttttttttaaaaatttatatgcTCTCATAATTGTGTGTTGTTTTCATTCTATTTTCTTCCTGAATGTATTTGATACTGTGTCTGTTGTTCATATCTATCATGAAATTAATGTTCACTCAAATTATTGTGCTAATCAAGTCATCGAATACAATACATATATAAAGAAGAATATACTCAaacatataaattataataaacggCAAAACCTTCACTCAGCACATTGCAAGCTACTCAAAAAATTCATTAGAAGAAATTTTGTTGTAACCTGCTATGTATTGCTGTGGATTTCTCATGCACCTCCTATTTTTCGGCCTCCACTATTAGTGTAGTATAGATTGTTGTCTTTCTATTGTATTTTCCCTGTTTTATTGTTCTTGTTTCTTTACTGTACTGttgttttcactttgtttcttttgttatatttCGTTGTAAGCCTAGTCCTTCTTGGACGGTAAACTCTTCTATTTCCATGAAAAACTTTCTCTCAtgtattatttataatatttctctttttcaaaaaaaaaattcaatatatttAGGCTATAATTTCTTTATGTTTAGCCACACTGATATATAAAGTCTGGATCCGCCCCTGATTCACAGTGTACCATACGGATGTAGGTGGCATTCAATCACAGTTCACAAACTCTCTTGATCGTTGGATTGAGTTCAGTGATGACACACGCGCACAAATGCCAAGTACCTGCGAATCCTGGTCGTGTCTttgcaaaattaattattattattcaccTAATAATTGGAAACTTGTAATAATTAATCATTATTAATCATTCATTACAATATCTTCTCCAATCAAAACCTGCTATCGCAGGTAAAAACCATTCCCTTGTGCACAGTTGACTCATGTTACAGCAAAGTCTCTCTCCACACCTTACCGGCTGTTCCGGTCACACTTGGTCTTGTTTTGTTCTCGCTTGGATTCTCCAGAGCTTTGTTTGTGTTTTGTTCTGCTTTGTGTGTTGAAGGTCTTCTCCTCTTTCCTTCATCTTTCAGAAGGTAAAACCTTTTGCTCTTGTTTTTTCTCTGCTTCAATATCTGTTTGGTTCCTCAGAAAATCTCAAATTATCAACTCTGttgctttttttctttctgttttatGTGTGTTTGGATTATGTTTTTTAGGACCTCAAAatgaaatattgatttttttttaaaggtaaaTGAAATATCGATGAGTTAGgaatatagaaaaagaagttaaaCTTGGTTGTAATTGGTAGCTTCTGTTACCAGGATTCTCTTTGTGTGTATGTGTGTTTGAGATATATGTAATTGGTCAAATATCTGAATTGAGGATTATGTGATGTTTGTTCATGTAGTTGTTGAGAATTATACCTCTTTTTTTGTATGATTTTACCTCAATATTCTGATATATGAGTTTTGAAAGGGAAGTCATCTGAAAGTGTGTGATTTGTTTGTATGAATTTATGTTGTGGCTACTGGCTACACAAACACTAAATCATGAGAAATTGATATTGGTGGTGGATATGTGACACTTTGGGGGGAACAGTTAACCCTAATGGGTGCATTTATCCCAAATTTGTTGAGGATCTTGTATCATGTATTGGGCTAATCTTGCAATGTTATTGATCTGCTCTCTCTTTTATTACTGAAATTgctaattcttatttttttgaTCTTTTTTCGTAAAATAGACTGTCTTGGTAAGGGAACTGAGAACATGACAAAGGGAAAGAAAGCTGGAAAGACTTCAAAGGAAGTATTGAAACCAGTTGATGACCGGTTAGTTCCTATATCTTCACACATAGTATGAACTAATGTGGATCAGTTTGATTTTTCATAGAACTTCACATGACATTGTCCGGTGTTGGTTTTCTGGCGATTTACATCCTTAAATATAGAAGTTCTGTTGGTATCTGATTGGCGGAAACAGCTGTTACAGGAATAGTGTAGTGATGGAACGTATATCTCTATTGTTTACAGAAAGGTAGGAAAGCGAAAGGCGGCTGTTAAACCCGATAAGGGTACTGCAGGGAAGGCAAAGAAGGCCAAGAAAGATCCCAACAAACCAAAAAGACCGCCCAGCGCTTTCTTTGTGTTCCTGTTTGTATCTCTGTCTTTCTCCCTTTCTGCTATAGCTCCTTTAGAAAATTTATCTGACTTATTTCCTACTCTGTCATAGTGAGGATTTCAGAAAGACTTTTAAGGCTGAAAATCCTAATGTAAAGGGTGTATCCGCTGTAAGTAACATATTAATTGTTCCACTTTGTTTGCCGATGTATCCTTTTTGAATATGCATCTAAGTTCTTTTTGTTGTATATTGATTGAAGGTTGGGAAAGCTGGAGGAGAAAAATGGAAATCCTTGACTAAGGCTGTAAGCACTTCAATCTTGGATGCGTGTgtcaaaacttgatctttttaaatattttactcTTTGTTATGTCTTTAGCTGCTTTTACTGAAATCTACTGTATCAATATATCTATACTGAACTCATTGGATTGAATACATGACCGAGGCTTGTAAGCACTGCAATCTTGAATACATGTGGCAAAACTCGAGTTACTCTTCATAACTTCTTTAGATGCTTTTCAAGAAAAATATAAGCAACAATTTTATAAGTAAAAGCGGTTTATATACTGTAAGAAAATGCTACTTCTACTAAATTCCATTGTATCAGTATATCTGCATTGACCCCTTTGCATTGAAGAAGGGCGTTATTCTGTTACTTATTTTATCTCTTCTATTTCAAATGGAAAGGAGAAAGCTCCATATGAAGCTAAGGCTGCAAAAAGGAAAGCTGAGTATGAAAAACTTATTAATGCTTATAATAATAAACAGGTAAGCATCCTGTACTGGTTGTTCTGTTGTCTTGTGCATTGGTTTTCTTGTTTATATGCTTCACATGATATATATTTCCAGGCAAGTACAGCGGATGATGTAGACGAGGAATCGGACAAGTCCAAATCTGAAATAAATGATGAAGAGGACGAAGCCAGTGGACAGGTAGTCTCGCTCTTCACTTTTTCTTATACCTTCATTTTGTTATTTACTGAGTATTAACTTTGATCATCATAAGAAAAGGCTTGGTATATTGTTGACAATTGCTACATATGGAGTTGGTTTGGTTTCACATCTAACTCAACCATATGTATGAACTCAAATCGAAAGTGAGAAGGAAAGCTCTCAAAATGGACTAAATGATATTTGATGATTTCTGTTTATTCTGATGGGTTGTGAATTAGATCTTTTGATTCACCTTTATTTATGATTATATAATAGTAAAATGAAATTTTGAGAAAGGATAATATGGGGAAACCCCATATCTGCATTGACCCCTCTGTATTGCAGAAGGACTTTGAATTGTTTGATACATGCATGAATCAATGCCATTCTAATCACTTATACAAATCGCATGATCCAATGagttcttatttcttttatttcttttcttccctGCTTTTCTTTCACCACTTCTCatcaaataaattgaaaaatcaacaaaaatttCTAGCAAAGTATTTGTCCACTGGGTGGAGTAAGGTACATAGATCAAATGGTGTTAAATAAGCTCATATTGTCAAATGTCGAGAAACTAAGTAAGTACTATAGAATGCACCTTCTTTAGTTATTTCATTTCTTCATTTTCATTCTTCTAAAACAGGAGGTTCACAAAGCCACTCAATCACTTGCTCACATAGGAGCATC
This is a stretch of genomic DNA from Lotus japonicus ecotype B-129 chromosome 1, LjGifu_v1.2. It encodes these proteins:
- the LOC130727933 gene encoding high mobility group B protein 1, whose product is MTKGKKAGKTSKEVLKPVDDRKVGKRKAAVKPDKGTAGKAKKAKKDPNKPKRPPSAFFVFLEDFRKTFKAENPNVKGVSAVGKAGGEKWKSLTKAEKAPYEAKAAKRKAEYEKLINAYNNKQASTADDVDEESDKSKSEINDEEDEASGQEGHPDEEDDDEDDEDDDDDEDDD